The sequence GGTTGGACTCAAGCAAAGAAATCAATAACTTATCTCAATAGAGGTCCAACAACTTTTTATAGTGTAGCTTATAGTGAACATAGttcttttaatgaattaagaGATTGTATTGATCATTTTAGACCAACTCAAATTATTCCAACTGTTGATTGTGATTCACCAATTAAAGTtaaagtaagtttttttttttttatatttatatttatattttttttttaattatattttaaaaataattttaaattattattttaaataataaaaaaatattatttttattattatttaataattaaattattaatttttcttttcctTCATACAGAATATATTAGCACATTTTTCagatttatatgaaaaaaagaaacaacttACAATTGCTTCATTCTTTTCAGCACAGCCAGTTACGAATTTctttcaatcattttttaaatcaaaatcagaACCAATTattgatgaagataataaaaaattaataccaattaccactactacaactaccaATATAAATACATTAACAGCTACAgatacaactacaacaaaaataaaaacatcaAATACACTCATTAAAGACGAATTTACTGATGATTTAATATGGGATTGTtctgatgatttaattagtGATCGTAAATTGTTAACACAAAGTGATAATAGTTCAGCATTatgtaaaattgaaaaagaagaaaattttaatgatttatctgaaaataataataatagtaataataataataataataataataataataataataataataataataataataataataataataataataataaattaattatagaaaatgatataaaagaagaaattataGATTTTGATGATCCAGTTTTCATTAGTCAACAAAAATGgattgaaaaacaaatttataataataataataatagtaataataataattttacaacACCTACTAAAACAAATGGAAATCTTAGTAATAATGCAAAATTAAACTTAACACCAACACAAACACAAACACAAACACCaacacaaaataataaaaaacaaaaaacaaccaACGTATCTCCAACATCttacaattcaaataatagcTCGCAACAAAGTGGTTTGAAAAGAAGTAAATCTGAtccaaatgtaaaaaaaaatcaattacaaacTTCTCAACCACCATCACAATCTTTAATTacttctttttttcaaaaatgtGCATCTCCTACTTCTTTATTTTCGgcaacaccaccaacaccatcaataacaacaacatcaaaccAATccactaaaaataaaaattctacaacaactacttcTACCTCTACATCTAACAATaaaccttttaaaaattgaaataatagtCACAaccataataatatttatataattatcatttattaatttaaaatgatacacctatataaataaaatacaaccaataataaaatagttataataattaatttaaaactcAACCACtatattaattcatttaaatttatttatttatttagttttatttatttatttttttattttatatattatttctttttatttttttatttgataccatataattaatattaccgAGGTAGagataaaatttaatattttatataaatgacaattatggtttttttttttttttaattttaacccACATactaaaattgaataatgtataaatacaaaaatctataaaaattaataaaaggtTATACCAAATTGATTTACATaatatttatcatcatcatcatcatcaccaccattaatataattattatcaatattatttattaattaaaattatttaaagtttttatttcattttactAAAAACTAATTATTCACcccataaaaaataataaaaattaaataaaaaaaataataataaaaaaaaaaaaaaaataattaatccACATGGGTTTAAGGTGTGTGGGTGTGAATGTAGTGTAAAAttagatataaataaattttgtttttttttttttttttttttttttttttatttaataaataaataaataaatgattatttactattgttgtttataaaaaatatatattggTTAATGTGAACATAAAAGTATTAATCGTTAAcccctttttttaaaatcaaatgagcccgtttctaaaaaaaattctttttatattataactGGGAAATGTGTCAATGTACAAAAtatctaataatttatttttttaaataaaaattgtattaatatacaaatttataaagaaaattgtaaaaatgatcattttttaattataatatacataaaaaaatatctatttttttttattttttttttaaaaaaaaaacatatttaaataatttttaaaatctttttttttcattaaataattaatcaattaaataaataataataataataataataatataaataatttcaatttattaaataaaaaattttcaatttaaaataaattaataaaaaaaaaaaaagacaataattattttttaaataataataaaaaaaaaaaaaaaaaatgaaattattattaattctaataattggatttttaggtagtttattaattaataactaTGGAGTTTTATCAACAGAAATTTGTACTAATGGTATTGATCAAGTTATTTATGATGATCAATTAGGATATACAGTTAGTGATTGGTCATGGGCAAAACCAagaaattttacaaatttcaaACCAGTTCATAGTGGTAGttattcaatttcatttgttCCAAAGACTTATGAagcaatttatttaaatcttcaaaatCCAATTGATCCATCAATTATTTCATCTGTTAGTTTTTGGGTACATGGTAACAAAGTTGGCAATCAAAAGGTAATTGTTCGTTTCACTTCTAATAAGGTTGCAGTATCAAGAGACTTTTTCTTATGGGGTGATGAATCAATTATTCTTTCAGATCCAAGTGTTTCTTCAAAAGCTTTAAGTAAAAATATTCAAGCTGGTAAATGGGTAAATGCAGTTATCAATTGTGATAAACTTGAACCAGGTCAATATGATGGTATTCAAATTGCTGCATCTGGTGAAGATGTTCAAGAGATGGTTTTcattgatgatattgaagTAAACAAAAGATGCATTTCAACTAATCCATAtagaaatttaatgaaaccaGTTTCATGTGATGGTCATGATTGTATTGTCATCAATGTAACAGAGACAAGTAGTCAAATGAGATGGTTTGCCAATGAAATTGAATACCAAAAGTATACAGTTACAAtgaaaaatacaaataacgCTGCAGTCGAAGTATTGGAATTTACTGGTGGTTGGTTTAAACCAAGAAATTCAAGTGATATTTGGAATGTTGCTTTCCTTGAAGGTGGTTACTATGGTCTTCCAGATAATGTTAAAGTAATTTATCCAGGTCAAGAATATATCTTTGGTTGTGTTTCAATTAAAGGTCCAGTATCTTTCAAAGTAAGTTATGTTGAATATGAAAATGACAAAGATCGTCTAACCAAttcaaaaccaattgaaaGTAATTCAAAACCACCAGTTAAAACTCCAACTGTAAAACCAACAGTAAAACCAACTATTAAACCAACTATAAAACCAACTTCAAAACCAACTACAAAACCAACTACAAAACCAACTACAAAAACTCTTGTTTCTgcttaattaaattattaaactttattctttttttttttttttaaaaaaaaaaaaataataataataatttgtaattaattacaaaacaaataataattaattaattagaaaaaaaaaaaaaaaaaaaaaaaaaaaaaagaaccttaacttataataaaaaaaaaataaataaataaataaaaactttttaatttaattcaactttaattttttattaatttttttctaaataattgaatttttctaaatctaatTTATATCTAAacataattgttttaaatctttttttttttttttaaaaaaaaattaataagatttttttttttttttttttcattttaaaattaatacgatttatattttttaaagtaattACCTTTGATCTACCAAAACAAATGAAAagtttgaatttaatttttctcaTTTTACTTTTGAAGctcattttatttctttctttctctttgttatttatacaaaataataatatttgtttgagagtaaaataaaaaataataaaaatgaaaaaaaaaaaaaaaaaaaaaaattataaaacaaaaacagaACTTTTGGTCATCAGTGAAAAAATCtgcaaaaaattaattattgtttggAAGTTTCAGAccctaattttttttttttattattttttaattttttttttattttttatttttttttatttttataatttttttcagATTATTGCTAAAAATTTAACTCCCTTACATTTATTGGTGTGGTAAGAACTACTTTCGGGTATTAATGGATATTTCTAACTTACCCCCTCACATAAGACAACAAATATTAGGTTTAATTAGTAAaccacaacaaaataatgatgaaagtAGTAGCAgtaacaacaaaaacaatttaataaataatgaaaaagtttcaaatgttctaattgatttaaccagtaatttaaaaatagaaaattttaaaatcttcaacaaagaatcattaaatcaattagaaaaaaaaggttatttaataattgataattttttaaatgatttaaataaaataaatttaatttatgatGAAGtaagtggaaaaaaaaaaaaataaaaataaattaggttttaattctttttttttttttttttttttttttttttttttattttttggtaaaaTAAAGTCATACaatcaatttaaagaaaataaattaatagaaGCAGGTATGAACAAAGGTACAGATAAATGGaaagataaatcaattagaGGTGATTATATTCAATGGATACATAGAGATTCAAATAGTAGAATTCAAGATAAAGATTTATCATCAACAATTcgaaatattaattatttattagataaattagatttaataaaaaatgaatttgataatgttataccaaa comes from Dictyostelium discoideum AX4 chromosome 2 chromosome, whole genome shotgun sequence and encodes:
- the phyA gene encoding prolyl 4-hydroxylase, whose amino-acid sequence is MDISNLPPHIRQQILGLISKPQQNNDESSSSNNKNNLINNEKVSNVLIDLTSNLKIENFKIFNKESLNQLEKKGYLIIDNFLNDLNKINLIYDESYNQFKENKLIEAGMNKGTDKWKDKSIRGDYIQWIHRDSNSRIQDKDLSSTIRNINYLLDKLDLIKNEFDNVIPNFNSIKTQTQLAVYLNGGRYIKHRDSFYSSESLTISRRITMIYYVNKDWKKGDGGELRLYTNNPNNTNQKELKQTEEFIDIEPIADRLLIFLSPFLEHEVLQCNFEPRIAITTWIY